CACCGAGGCGTAGGGCCAGTCAAGGAGGGCCGCCAGCATGCCGCCCACCTGGCCCGCGCCGTCGTCCGCCATGGCGCCCGTGAGCACCAGATCGTATTTCCCCATGCTTACGCACTTGGCCAGAATCTTTGCGATCCCAAGGCCGTCGGAGCCCTCGAACGCCGAATCCTTCATGATGATGCCGGTGTCCGCGCCCATGGCCATTTCGCGCCGGACGATCTCTTCCGCGTCGTCGTCGCCCACCGCCACAACCGTCACCGAGCCGCCCACCTTGTCGCGGATCTGGATGGCTTCCTCAACCGCGTAGTTGTCCCACTCGTTGACGGAGTAGACCAGATCGTCGCGCACGATGTCGCTTCCGTCCTTGTTCACCGCAATCTCGTTCTCTGCGGTGTCGGGAACGCGCTTCACGCAAACCAGAATTTCCATGTTGTGTCTCCC
This region of Deltaproteobacteria bacterium genomic DNA includes:
- a CDS encoding electron transfer flavoprotein subunit beta/FixA family protein; translated protein: MEILVCVKRVPDTAENEIAVNKDGSDIVRDDLVYSVNEWDNYAVEEAIQIRDKVGGSVTVVAVGDDDAEEIVRREMAMGADTGIIMKDSAFEGSDGLGIAKILAKCVSMGKYDLVLTGAMADDGAGQVGGMLAALLDWPYASVVNKVEAGSGKLTVGREIEGGNQEMNEIELPCVLSIQTGINEPRYVGIRGIRKVASVEIPCHGKDACGLDAASIGDAGAKVKRAAYFVPVLGEGAEMIEGSTDEQVDKLIELLKAKGGIK